The Streptomyces sp. NBC_01298 genome contains the following window.
ATGATGCTCATGCCTGTCCCTGTCCCTTCCCTGCGCCCACCACGTGATGGCGCTCCAGGTCTTCAAGTCGCTGTTCCTGCGCGGCGATCCATTTCCGCGCCTTCCCCTGGATCTTGGGGATCATTTCCGGTGCCTCCAGCAACCGCGGCAGCAGCTCCGGCTCCGTGCTCAGCGCGCGCAGCATCAGATTCACCGTGATGCCGTGGCCCGGCCGCTTGACCACCTCTATGGGGTCGCCCGGCGACACCTCGCCCTCGGTGAGGACCCGGAGGTAGGCGCCGGGGGCACCGTTCGCGGTGAACCGTTCGACCAGGTCCGGGACGTCCCAGAAGCCCGCGAAGACCCGGCAGGGCTTGCGGGGGCGGATCACCTCGAAGACCGCTCCGCCGATGCGCCAGCGCTCACCGATCTCGGCATGGGTGACGTCGATGCCGACGGTGGAGAAGTTCTCGCCGAAGTTGCCGGGCGCCACGGTGCGGCCGAGCTCCCGCTCCCAGAAGGCGGCGTCCTCGCGCGCGAACGCGTACACGGCCTTGTCCGGGCCGCCGTGCGCCTTCGTGTTGACGATCAGATCACCCTCGAGCCCGGTGAACCGCGCGGTGACCGGGCCGGGTACGGGCCGTTTGTCGATCCCGCTGCGCCCGTTGGAGGTCCACGGCCCAGTGCGTTCGACACCGAGGTTCACCGTAAGCAGCTGGGCCGCCGTCACCGCGGGCCACCCCAGTCGGCGGTGACGTTCGGGACGCTGGTGCTCACGCCGGGGAGGTTCATGTCCTCCAGCAGGTGGGTGATCACCGTCAGCAGGTCCCAGCGGTTGGGGTGCTCGTACGAGAGCTCGCGGGTGGCCGCCATGACCTCCGCCAGCGCGATCTCCTCGCCCGCGGCCCGGCGTGCGGCGAGCTCGCCGGGGGCGCCCGGCACGTCGAGGAGCCGCTTCCAGCTGAGCCCGAAGTCGAAGTCGTGTACCGGGTGCGTGCGTTCGAGCGTGTCGAATGCGGCGAGCACTTCGGGGAGGGCGTCGTGGTCGCCGAGGATGCGCTCGCGCATCAGCGCACGGCGGTCGTCGTCGCACAGGACGGCGATCTCCCGGAAGACATCGATGGTCTCGTCCGAGCAGTGCATGAAGTTGAACAGGCCGTTGACCACGCCCAGCTGGTGGCGCAGGTGCTCGGGATGGCGCTGGTCAGGGTCCGCCGGGCCCTTGAGTGAGTTGAGGCGGATGGCGGCGGGCATCCGGCCGGGCTGCCACTCGGTGTCCCTCAGGACCAGGCAGACCGTGTCGGCGGTGGGCAGGATCAGGTCCATCGCCTCGACCCGGTCACGGGTGGCGATGTTGAAGTGGTGACGCCAGACCTCCCGGATGGTCTGCCGGCCGTGCCGGAAGACCACCACGTCGACCGGCCGGAATCCGGCGCCGGCCAGGGCCTGGACCGCGGGGCGCAGCCGGCGGCCCGCGGTGGCTTCGGCCTTGAGCATGCACAGCGTGATGCCGAGCATCCGCGGCAGGTCCCCGCCGAAGGTCCAGCAGCTCTCCCGGAAGTACTGCTCCAGGGAGTAGATCCGCGCCTTCTCCGGAGACCAGGTGACCTGGCCGAGGATCTCCTGGTCGACTTCGCTGAGCCGTTCCTGGTCTGGCATTGCATCGGACAGCACGTGTGCTTTCCCTCTCTTCAGGACACCGGTGCCGCGCTGGACGGCAATCCGTGGGCAGCGGGCCGGCCATCGAGGGCCTCGGCGAGGAAGTCGACTTCCGCCCGGCGCTGGTAGCCGTTGGGCTCGGCGTGCCCGGCGAACGGCCATACACCGATCTGTTTCGGTCCGGCGTAGTGGTGGTAGGTCGTGGCGACGGAGGATGGGGAACAGACCTGGTCCCGCAGCGCGAGGGAGAACAGCGCCGGGCAGCTGGCGCGTTCGGCCAGGGGGATCCCGTCGAAGTAGGCCAGCGTCTCCAGGGCCCGTCCGGCGTGCTGCGGATGGAACTGGCAGAACCGCAGCAACTCACGGTAGGGCTGACGGTCCGGGAGCCGGTCGGGGCCGGTCACATCGCACAGGAACGGGGACTCCACCAGGGCCGCGGCCACCTCTTCGTGCAGGGCCGCCGCGGCCAGGGCCAGCAGGCCGCCCTGGCTGCATCCGGACACGGCGACGCGGCGCGGATCCACCGCAGGGTGCGCGAGGGCGGTGTCCACCGCGCGCACGGCGTCGACGTAGGCGTCCCGGTAGTAGTACTGGGCAGGGTCCAGCAGGCCGCGGGTGACGAAGCCGGGTATGTGGGGGTGAGTCTGGCCCACCGGATCGGGGGTGTCCCCCGGACGCAGGTTGGCGCCGCCCTGGCCACGAGTGTCGACGACCAGGGTGGCCCGGCCGACCGCGGGCCACAGCAGCCAGTCCAACGGCGCTCCGCGTCCCTCGCCGTAGCCGAGGAACTGCACCACGCACGAGACGGGCGGCTGATCGGCGGCCGCGGCGCCGGCGGTGGCCGCCGGATGCCCGGGCACGATCAGCCAGGCCGCGATGCGGTGGCCGCGTGAGCCCGCGAAGGACACGTCGTGCACGGTCGCGGCCGTCAGCGCGGTGGGCACCGGCGTGAACACCGGGTCCAGCGGGTGCACCGCCTCGGCCAGGGTGTCCTGCCAGAAGGCGTCGAAATCGGCGGGGGTCCGGTGCGAGGACCGGAGTCCGGCGAGTGCGGTGGGAAGCCCGTTCACGCAGTGACCGCCGGGGCGTTCTGCCAGGAGGCGAGCAGCACGTTGGGGAAGATGCGGCCGATGCCCGGTTCGTTGAAGCGCAGGGTGTTCGTCAGCAGGCTGAGCAGGTCCCAGTGCGCACCGGGGCCGTCCGCGCCCGCGCGGATCGCCGCGGCGATCAGGTGTACGGGGATGGGCCGGCCCGCGGCGGCCCGTACCATCTCGCCCGCGGGTCCCGGGGAAGCGGCCAGCCGTCGCAGGCTGTTGTCCAGGTCGAGGTCGTGCGCGGGAACCTCGGCCTCCAGGGCCTCGAAGGCCGCGAGGGCCTCGGGCACCGCGTCGAACGCGGCCCGGACCCTCGTCCGCAGCAGCTGGCGGCGCTCCTCGTCGCAGACGATGGCGATCTCTCGCATCACGTCGATCGGCTCGTCGGAGGTGTGGGTGAAGTTGAACAGGCCGTTGACGGCGCCCAGTCGGCTGCGCAGGTGTCCGGGAAGGCGCTGCGCCGGGTCGGACGGGCCCTTGAGCGCGGTCAGCCGGACGGAGGCGGGGACGCTGTCCGGGGTCCACCGTTCGTCGCGCAGGACCAGCATCACGGAATCGCAGGTGCCGAGGACCAGGTCCATCGCGTCGATCCGCTCGCGGCTGGCGAAGTTCAGCTGGAAGCGCCAGGTCTCGCGGACGGTGAGCCGGTCGTGCCGGAACCGGACCACGTCGACGGGACGAAAGCCGTTGTCGCTCAGGGCCTCCAGGGCCTGGTGGTAGCGCCGGCCGGCCGCGGCCTCGGGCTTGAGCACGCACAGGGTGGTGCGCAGGACGTCGTCGAGGTCGTTGCCGAAGAGCCAACTGCTCTCGCGGAAGTAGTTGTCCACCGCGTACAGCCGCTCCTTGGCCGCCGAGCGCGTCACCGTCCGCACCAGGGCGGGTGGGATGTCGTGGAGGATTTCAGAGGTGGCTGCCGTACCGAGGCTGCTGTCTGTGGTCACCGCGGTGCGGTCCTTCCGGTTCGTTCGTTCGGGACTCACAGGGGGAGCCCGTTGGTCAGTCCTGCCGCGTGGAACGCGTCGAGGGTCCCCGGGTCGTCCAGGGCGCCGATCTCGGCGAAGTAGCGGACGGTGGTGCGGCCGGCTTCGGCGATGGAGGCCCGGACGGCCAGGGGCGGGTACGACTCCGCCAGCACGGCTTCCGTCTGCGAGGTGCTGAGGCCGGCCGCGAGCAGGGAGCGGGCCACTGCCGGGTAGTCCGGCTCGAGGAAGATCGTGACCAGCTCGGGCAGCCAGGGCCCGAGCAGCCGCCGCTGCCGCGGGCTCAGGGAGTGCCAGAAGTACTTGAGCACGCTGCGGAAGTAGGCGTGGTGCTTGCCCTCGTCCTCCGCGTGGTCGCGGACCAGGTCGCGTACGGCCGCCGGCAGTCTGCGGTCCTGCGGGAGATCGGCGAGGATCGCCGAGATCAGCGTCTCGCTGACGATGCAGAAGGCGAGGGACTGAGCACCGCGCAGCTCGGGTTCCATGAGCGCGCGCAGCTCCTCCAGCCTCCGCAGGAACGTGGGTTCCACCGTGCGGAGGGGGATTCCGGTTTCCGCCGCGACCTGGGTCATCAGGTCGTGGGAGAACTGTGCGTGCCACGCCTCGTCCGTCGAGATCTTGAAGGCGTCCTCGCGCATGGCGGGGCTCAGGTTCAGATCGTCCCGGCCCCGGCTGAGGTCCACGGTCACGGGAAGTACCGCGACGGATTCGAGTTCGGTCGTGAAGTGCAGGTAGTGGAAGAGACGTTCCACGAGCACGCGGTGCACAGTACCGGGCGCGGCCTCGCGCACGATCGGGTGGGACACCGCGGGAACCAGCTCGGGCGGAAAGTACACCTCGTATTCGGCCGACTGCGAAAGCATTCGGCGCGGCTTGATGCGCACACTCGCACGCTGGTCCCAATTGCCGAATTTGCTCTGGTATTCGTCAGCTACCACAGACTCCGGGCGCGCAAAGATTGACCGTTTTGCGGACATGACATCCGACCCTAGATCAAGTGCCACCGACAAGCAAAGCCAAAAGTTGCGGTGGTTTGCCGCAGAAAAGGGAGCCCCGGGCCCCTTCCTGTTTCAATGGGGTGTACACGACTTCCCGCGAAAAACTGGACAGAGCGGACGGATCGATCCGTTGATATTCGGCCACCGGTTTCCGCCATGGCCGAAAATTTCTTTGTATCTGCGGTTGACCTGCGCGTTGTTTGCGGGATACAAAGTTGATCAAGCGGGTTCGGAGCTAGAGCCGAACTCACTGGTACGGGGGTACCCAGCGTCGCACCACTGCTCTTACAGGCGGTGCGGGTTTGCGCTGACGAACATATTCCGTTAAGCCGCGGCGGTTTACGCTGTGGTGCGATGCGGTTGCAGTCAGTGCACCCACGCGGAATTGGCCCCTCCGAATCTTGCCAAGGAGGAGGTGAAAGTCATGAAGAAGTACATCAAGCCGTCCGCCAAGAAGGTGGGCACGGGCACCATCCTTTCGAACGGCGTCTGATGAGCCGTTGTGCGTCACGCCCGGGATCCGGGCGTGACGCACATTTCGGTACTCAATTCAGTTCATTCGGGACTCCTTATGGGGAGCCCATGTTTGTGTTTTTTCTGTGATTACGGGGTGTGGAAAATGTGCGGCATCGCTGGTGTGGCCCGGATTGACGGGAACGCCCTGCCCGAGGAAGCCGGCGGCCTTCTGGAGGCATTCGCCCGCACACTCGCCCACCGAGGCCCCGACGACCGCCGGCTGCTGTGCGACGGGCCCGTGGGGATGGCCTTCAACAGGCTCTCGCTGGTGAACCCCGAGAACGGCGCCCAGCCCCTGGTCAGCGCCGACGGCAACGTCGTCCTGATCGCCAACGGCGAGGTCTACAACCACCGGGAGCTCGCCGCGGGACTGCCCTCCGGCACCCGCCTGAGCACCGGCTCCGACTGCGAAGTCCTGCTCTACCTCTACCAGCGCGACGGGCTGCGCTTCCTCGACCGGGTGAACGGCATGTTCGCCTTCGTCCTGTGGGACCGCGCACGCAACATCCTGCTGATGGCCCGGGACCGCTTCGGGATCAAGCCGCTCTACTACCACCGGGACAACGAGCGCATCGTCTTCGGCTCGGAGATCAAGGCGCTGTTCGCGGACGGCGCCACCCCGCGTCGCATCGACTGGACCCGCGCGCTCAGCGAGTACGACATGAACGCCACGCCGGCGTTCGTCCACGGCCGCGTCACCACCTGGTTCGAAGACATCCAGCTCGTCGCGCCCGGCACGATCCTGCAGATCCGGCTCCAGGACGGCGCG
Protein-coding sequences here:
- a CDS encoding MOSC domain-containing protein encodes the protein MTAAQLLTVNLGVERTGPWTSNGRSGIDKRPVPGPVTARFTGLEGDLIVNTKAHGGPDKAVYAFAREDAAFWERELGRTVAPGNFGENFSTVGIDVTHAEIGERWRIGGAVFEVIRPRKPCRVFAGFWDVPDLVERFTANGAPGAYLRVLTEGEVSPGDPIEVVKRPGHGITVNLMLRALSTEPELLPRLLEAPEMIPKIQGKARKWIAAQEQRLEDLERHHVVGAGKGQGQA
- a CDS encoding acetylxylan esterase, producing the protein MNGLPTALAGLRSSHRTPADFDAFWQDTLAEAVHPLDPVFTPVPTALTAATVHDVSFAGSRGHRIAAWLIVPGHPAATAGAAAADQPPVSCVVQFLGYGEGRGAPLDWLLWPAVGRATLVVDTRGQGGANLRPGDTPDPVGQTHPHIPGFVTRGLLDPAQYYYRDAYVDAVRAVDTALAHPAVDPRRVAVSGCSQGGLLALAAAALHEEVAAALVESPFLCDVTGPDRLPDRQPYRELLRFCQFHPQHAGRALETLAYFDGIPLAERASCPALFSLALRDQVCSPSSVATTYHHYAGPKQIGVWPFAGHAEPNGYQRRAEVDFLAEALDGRPAAHGLPSSAAPVS
- a CDS encoding nucleoside-diphosphate kinase, with the protein product MTTDSSLGTAATSEILHDIPPALVRTVTRSAAKERLYAVDNYFRESSWLFGNDLDDVLRTTLCVLKPEAAAGRRYHQALEALSDNGFRPVDVVRFRHDRLTVRETWRFQLNFASRERIDAMDLVLGTCDSVMLVLRDERWTPDSVPASVRLTALKGPSDPAQRLPGHLRSRLGAVNGLFNFTHTSDEPIDVMREIAIVCDEERRQLLRTRVRAAFDAVPEALAAFEALEAEVPAHDLDLDNSLRRLAASPGPAGEMVRAAAGRPIPVHLIAAAIRAGADGPGAHWDLLSLLTNTLRFNEPGIGRIFPNVLLASWQNAPAVTA
- a CDS encoding diiron oxygenase: MLSQSAEYEVYFPPELVPAVSHPIVREAAPGTVHRVLVERLFHYLHFTTELESVAVLPVTVDLSRGRDDLNLSPAMREDAFKISTDEAWHAQFSHDLMTQVAAETGIPLRTVEPTFLRRLEELRALMEPELRGAQSLAFCIVSETLISAILADLPQDRRLPAAVRDLVRDHAEDEGKHHAYFRSVLKYFWHSLSPRQRRLLGPWLPELVTIFLEPDYPAVARSLLAAGLSTSQTEAVLAESYPPLAVRASIAEAGRTTVRYFAEIGALDDPGTLDAFHAAGLTNGLPL